A window of Hyperolius riggenbachi isolate aHypRig1 chromosome 1, aHypRig1.pri, whole genome shotgun sequence contains these coding sequences:
- the LOC137560925 gene encoding uncharacterized protein gives SSSSSSSSSSSISSSSISSSSSISSSSSSSSISSSSSISSSSSSSSSISSSSSSISSSSSSSSISSSSSSSSSSSSISSSISSSSSSISSSSSSSSSSSSSSSSSSSSSSSSSSSSSSSSSSSSSSSSSSSSSSSSSSSSSSSSSSSSSSISSSISSSSSSSSSSISSSISSSSSSSISSSSSSSSSSSSISSSSISSSSSSSISSS, from the coding sequence tcttcttcttcttcttcttcttcttcttcttctatatcttcttcttctatatcttcttcttcttctatatcttcttcttcttcttcttcttctatatcttcttcttcttctatatcttcttcttcttcttcttcttcttctatatcttcttcttcttcttctatatcttcttcttcttcttcttcttctatatcttcttcttcttcttcttcttcttcttcttcttctatatcttcttctatatcttcttcttcttcttctatatcttcttcttcttcttcttcttcttcttcttcttcttcttcttcttcttcttcttcttcttcttcttcttcttcttcttcttcttcttcttcttcttcttcttcttcttcttcttcttcttcttcttcttcttcttcttcttcttcttcttcttcttcttcttcttcttcttcttcttcttcttctatatcttcttctatatcttcttcttcttcttcttcttcttcttctatatcttcttctatatcttcttcttcttcttcttctatatcttcttcttcttcttcttcttcttcttcttcttctatatcttcttcttctatatcttcttcttcttcttcttctatatcttcttct